A single window of Rubripirellula lacrimiformis DNA harbors:
- the ettA gene encoding energy-dependent translational throttle protein EttA — protein MSRHYIYQVENLVKKHGQKVVLDDVCLAFYPGAKIGVLGPNGAGKSTLMKIMAGKDTEFEGVARLAKDATVGYLEQEPPLDETKTVFENVQEAVKERQAILDRYNEISVLLGEVTDDDEMQKLCDEMAKLQDTIDAANLWELDRHVEMSMAVMNLPPADSSVKNLSGGEKRRIALCQLLIRQPDLLLLDEPTNHLDAESVSWLEQHLAKYPGTVVAVTHDRYFLDNVAQWILEIDRGQGIPFEGNYTAWLEAREKRMQIEKRQAKARDRMLSRELEWIRMSPKARQTKSKARIKAYEEMSAQKYDEQNGELEIQIPPGRHLGDLVIEAKEIKKGYGDRVLMENLSFRLPPGGIVGVIGPNGAGKTTLFKMLTGQEEPDAGSFKVGDTVDLGYVDQSRDSLDAGKTVFQEISGGTETIVLGGRNVNARSYVSKFNFKGPDQEKKVGILSGGERNRVHLAKLLRSGCNVLLLDEPTNDLDVDTLRSLEEAIANFAGCVVVTSHDRWFLDRLATHILAFEGDGKLTWCEGNFDTYERNLRERMGLNPDDEEAVSKSRYKSIHAG, from the coding sequence ATGTCACGTCATTACATCTACCAAGTCGAAAACCTCGTCAAGAAGCACGGCCAAAAGGTGGTCTTGGACGACGTTTGTTTGGCTTTCTATCCCGGTGCCAAGATCGGCGTGCTCGGACCCAACGGTGCCGGTAAGTCGACGTTGATGAAGATCATGGCCGGCAAAGATACGGAATTCGAAGGCGTCGCACGCTTGGCCAAAGACGCGACCGTCGGGTATCTGGAACAAGAACCGCCGTTGGACGAAACCAAAACGGTTTTCGAAAACGTTCAAGAAGCCGTGAAAGAACGGCAAGCGATTTTGGATCGGTACAACGAAATCAGCGTGCTGTTGGGCGAAGTGACCGACGACGATGAAATGCAAAAGCTTTGCGACGAGATGGCAAAGTTGCAGGACACGATCGACGCGGCCAACCTGTGGGAATTGGATCGGCACGTCGAAATGTCGATGGCTGTGATGAACCTGCCGCCTGCCGATTCCAGTGTCAAAAACCTCTCGGGCGGTGAAAAGCGTCGAATCGCACTGTGCCAGTTGTTGATTCGCCAGCCCGACTTGTTGCTGTTGGACGAACCGACCAACCACTTGGATGCTGAAAGCGTTTCTTGGTTGGAGCAACACTTGGCCAAGTATCCCGGAACCGTCGTTGCGGTGACGCACGACCGTTATTTCTTGGACAACGTCGCGCAGTGGATTCTAGAAATCGACCGTGGCCAGGGCATCCCGTTCGAAGGCAACTACACCGCCTGGTTGGAAGCTCGCGAAAAACGGATGCAGATTGAAAAGCGTCAAGCCAAGGCGCGAGACCGGATGTTGTCACGCGAATTGGAATGGATCCGCATGAGCCCCAAGGCTCGGCAGACCAAGAGCAAGGCGCGGATCAAAGCCTACGAAGAAATGTCGGCACAGAAGTACGACGAGCAGAACGGCGAATTGGAAATCCAAATTCCGCCGGGACGTCACCTCGGCGATTTGGTGATCGAAGCCAAAGAGATCAAAAAGGGCTACGGCGATCGCGTGTTGATGGAAAACCTGTCGTTCCGTTTGCCACCGGGCGGGATCGTCGGTGTGATCGGCCCCAATGGCGCCGGCAAAACGACACTGTTCAAAATGCTGACCGGCCAAGAAGAACCCGATGCGGGATCGTTCAAAGTCGGCGACACCGTCGATTTGGGCTACGTCGATCAAAGTCGCGATTCTTTGGATGCCGGCAAGACCGTGTTCCAAGAAATCAGTGGTGGCACCGAAACGATCGTGTTGGGCGGACGCAACGTCAACGCTCGATCTTATGTTTCGAAGTTCAATTTTAAGGGCCCCGACCAAGAGAAGAAGGTTGGCATCCTGTCCGGTGGTGAACGGAACCGTGTGCACCTGGCGAAGTTGCTTCGCAGTGGTTGCAATGTTCTGCTGCTGGACGAACCGACCAATGACTTGGACGTTGACACGCTGCGTTCGCTCGAAGAAGCGATTGCCAACTTTGCCGGTTGCGTAGTCGTGACCTCGCACGACCGCTGGTTCCTGGATCGTTTGGCGACCCATATCCTAGCGTTCGAAGGCGATGGCAAACTGACTTGGTGCGAAGGCAACTTCGACACCTATGAACGCAACCTTCGCGAACGGATGGGTTTGAACCCTGATGACGAGGAAGCGGTTTCCAAGTCGCGATACAAGAGCATTCACGCCGGTTAG
- a CDS encoding sugar phosphate isomerase/epimerase family protein, which produces MNTLAISQLSTLRWSFEEDAAAYSARGFSGIGVWRPKLEDYGLDRTIELLAEASLSVTSLSWVGGFTGSDGRTVDDAVIDAIAAVRDAANLRADTLIVLAGGRNNHIRNHVKRTFCEALQEIAAVAEDFGVRLSIEPIHPGCGDEWSFVNDLQSTLDIIEQVASPNLGLVLDTYHVGMDEEVVRWLPDVIPHLHLVQFGDGKHSPIGEMNRCLLGEGSVPLRTIFETLSRHGYDGPMEVELIGEDVEAIPYDDMLDHTRDFFDRMMGPVKS; this is translated from the coding sequence ATGAATACGCTTGCCATCAGTCAGCTATCTACGTTGCGTTGGAGCTTTGAAGAGGACGCTGCGGCGTACTCGGCGCGAGGATTCTCAGGGATCGGTGTCTGGCGACCGAAGCTAGAAGATTACGGGTTGGATCGTACGATCGAACTGTTAGCAGAGGCGTCGCTGTCGGTCACGTCGTTGTCGTGGGTCGGTGGATTCACCGGCAGTGATGGTCGGACGGTGGACGATGCGGTGATCGATGCGATCGCTGCGGTGCGTGACGCTGCTAACCTGCGGGCCGATACCTTGATCGTGCTTGCCGGAGGCCGTAACAACCACATTCGAAATCACGTCAAACGAACCTTCTGTGAAGCGTTGCAGGAGATCGCAGCGGTGGCCGAGGACTTTGGCGTTCGGTTGTCGATTGAACCGATTCATCCTGGTTGCGGCGACGAGTGGTCGTTCGTCAACGATTTGCAATCCACGCTAGATATCATCGAACAGGTTGCCAGCCCGAACTTGGGATTGGTTTTGGACACTTACCATGTTGGCATGGACGAAGAAGTGGTCCGATGGTTGCCCGATGTCATTCCCCACCTGCACCTGGTGCAGTTCGGGGACGGCAAGCACTCGCCGATCGGAGAAATGAATCGTTGCCTGTTGGGCGAAGGTTCAGTGCCCCTGCGAACGATCTTCGAAACTCTATCGCGCCACGGGTACGATGGACCAATGGAAGTCGAATTGATCGGGGAAGATGTCGAAGCGATTCCTTACGACGACATGTTGGACCACACCCGCGATTTCTTTGACCGCATGATGGGCCCCGTTAAAAGCTAG
- the recA gene encoding recombinase RecA: MAAKKKAATGKSKIDPSLKEILAREPGLQTTLEQIDKAFGDGAIMPLGASHHLDIEGIPTGSLSLDMALGGQGVPRGRMVEVFGPESSGKTTLALHIGAEAQKMGGIAAIIDAEHAFDPSWAKKLGVDLDTLLVSQPSSGEEAMQICEMLVKSNAVDVIIIDSVAALVPKKELEGEIGDSHVGLQARLMSQSMRKLTGAISKSKCTVIFINQIREKVGVMFGSPETTPGGRALKFYCSCRIDVRRIGALKDGDEQVGQRVKAKIVKNKVAPPFRIAEFDMMHNNGISFEGDLLDLGTTHKVVNRAGAWFKYGETYLGQGKEKARNFLIENVDIRDEIKHKVLAAGGYAEPLEHDASEADADADGESEENSEAELSNS; encoded by the coding sequence ATGGCAGCCAAGAAAAAAGCAGCAACCGGCAAGAGCAAGATTGATCCTAGTTTGAAGGAGATTTTGGCTCGTGAACCTGGTTTGCAAACGACGCTAGAACAGATCGACAAGGCCTTCGGTGACGGTGCGATCATGCCGTTGGGGGCGTCGCATCACCTGGACATCGAAGGGATTCCAACGGGAAGCCTATCGTTGGACATGGCTCTGGGGGGCCAAGGGGTGCCACGCGGTCGGATGGTCGAAGTTTTCGGTCCAGAATCCAGTGGTAAAACCACCTTGGCGCTGCACATCGGTGCGGAGGCTCAGAAGATGGGTGGGATCGCGGCCATCATCGATGCCGAGCACGCCTTTGATCCTAGTTGGGCAAAGAAGTTGGGCGTGGATCTGGACACCTTGTTGGTCAGCCAGCCCAGCAGCGGCGAAGAGGCCATGCAGATTTGCGAAATGTTGGTCAAAAGTAACGCTGTCGACGTCATCATCATCGACAGTGTGGCCGCACTGGTTCCCAAGAAGGAACTCGAAGGTGAAATCGGCGACAGCCACGTCGGTCTGCAAGCTCGTTTGATGAGCCAGTCGATGCGGAAGTTGACCGGTGCGATTTCCAAGAGCAAGTGTACGGTGATCTTCATCAACCAGATTCGCGAAAAGGTCGGTGTGATGTTCGGCAGTCCGGAAACCACTCCGGGCGGACGGGCGTTGAAGTTCTATTGCTCCTGCCGAATCGACGTCCGCCGTATCGGTGCTCTGAAAGACGGCGACGAACAGGTCGGTCAGCGTGTTAAAGCGAAGATCGTCAAGAACAAGGTCGCACCCCCTTTCCGCATCGCCGAATTCGACATGATGCACAACAACGGGATCAGTTTCGAGGGTGACCTGCTGGACTTGGGAACGACTCACAAGGTCGTCAATCGTGCGGGTGCATGGTTCAAGTACGGTGAAACGTACTTGGGGCAAGGCAAGGAAAAGGCACGTAACTTCCTGATCGAAAACGTCGATATCCGCGACGAGATCAAACACAAAGTTTTGGCCGCAGGCGGTTACGCCGAACCGTTGGAACATGACGCATCCGAAGCGGATGCCGATGCCGATGGAGAGAGCGAAGAAAATAGCGAAGCCGAATTGAGCAACAGCTAG
- a CDS encoding glutamine--tRNA ligase/YqeY domain fusion protein has protein sequence MTESQEPRESKNFIEQAIESDLASGRFDGVFTRFPPEPNGYLHIGHAKSICLNFGLAKKYGGTCNLRFDDTNPAKEDVEYVDSIMDDIRWLGFQWDNLHYASDYFDQLFQWAEKLIREGHAYVCDLNADETRQYRGTLTEPGRNSPHRDRSPEENLKLFHAMRDGEFPDGAKTLRAKIDMASPNINLRDPVMYRIMRAHHHRTGDKWCIYPMYDWTHGQSDSIEGITFSNCTLEFENHRPLYDWYCEKLGIHHPRQIEFAKLKLSTLLIGKRHMLRMVKEGLVDGWDDPRMPTIRGYRRRGYTPESIRNFCSEIGVAKFPGTIDIVRLENSIREHLNRLAPRRMAVLDPLKLTITNWPAGHVETTEAVNNPGDPESGSREMAFSGSLWIEQDDFREEAPRKFFRLKKGGSVRLRAGYIIDCHDVVKDDDGNVIEVLCTYDPETKSGEDTSGRKVKGTIHWVSADHAKEVEVRLYDRLFAVEDPSVCAEGQTFVDHLNPDSLKVITGYVEPELANAEIGDRVQFERLGYFIVDIDSTPEKRVFNRIVTLRDTWGKMEAKGKTN, from the coding sequence ATGACCGAGTCGCAAGAACCACGCGAGTCCAAGAACTTCATTGAACAAGCCATCGAATCCGATCTGGCGTCTGGCCGTTTCGATGGTGTCTTCACTCGGTTCCCACCGGAACCCAATGGATACCTCCACATCGGGCACGCGAAAAGCATCTGCCTGAACTTTGGCTTGGCCAAGAAATATGGCGGCACCTGCAACCTGCGGTTCGACGATACCAATCCGGCGAAAGAGGATGTTGAGTACGTCGATTCGATCATGGACGACATCCGTTGGCTGGGGTTCCAATGGGACAACCTGCATTACGCCAGCGACTATTTCGACCAATTGTTTCAATGGGCCGAAAAGCTGATTCGCGAAGGCCACGCCTATGTCTGTGATCTAAACGCCGACGAAACTCGCCAGTATCGTGGCACACTGACCGAACCGGGACGCAACAGCCCCCATCGTGATCGGTCGCCCGAGGAAAACCTGAAACTGTTCCACGCCATGCGTGACGGTGAATTCCCCGATGGTGCGAAAACGCTTCGCGCCAAGATCGACATGGCGTCGCCGAATATCAATCTGCGTGACCCGGTGATGTACCGAATCATGCGTGCCCATCATCACCGTACCGGTGACAAGTGGTGCATCTATCCGATGTACGACTGGACGCACGGGCAAAGCGATTCCATCGAAGGCATCACGTTTTCGAATTGCACCTTGGAATTCGAAAACCATCGACCGCTTTACGATTGGTACTGCGAAAAGCTAGGCATCCACCATCCTCGCCAAATCGAATTTGCCAAACTGAAACTCAGCACATTGCTGATCGGAAAACGGCACATGCTGCGGATGGTCAAAGAGGGACTCGTCGACGGTTGGGACGATCCTCGCATGCCCACGATCCGCGGCTACCGCCGACGTGGCTACACGCCCGAATCCATCCGCAATTTCTGCAGCGAGATCGGTGTTGCCAAGTTCCCTGGCACGATCGATATCGTTCGTTTGGAAAACTCGATCCGCGAACACCTCAATCGACTCGCGCCGCGTCGAATGGCGGTCCTGGATCCGCTGAAACTGACGATCACGAACTGGCCCGCCGGCCATGTCGAGACGACCGAAGCGGTCAACAACCCCGGTGATCCCGAATCCGGCAGCCGCGAAATGGCGTTCTCGGGTTCGCTATGGATCGAACAGGACGATTTCCGCGAAGAAGCCCCACGCAAGTTCTTTCGGCTTAAAAAAGGTGGTTCGGTCCGACTGCGGGCGGGCTACATCATCGACTGCCACGACGTGGTCAAAGACGACGATGGCAACGTGATCGAAGTTCTTTGCACCTACGATCCGGAAACCAAAAGTGGCGAAGACACATCCGGGCGAAAGGTCAAAGGCACCATCCACTGGGTTAGTGCCGATCACGCCAAGGAAGTCGAAGTGCGACTTTACGACCGCCTGTTTGCCGTCGAAGACCCCAGCGTGTGCGCCGAGGGACAAACGTTCGTTGACCACCTGAATCCGGACTCGCTGAAAGTCATCACCGGATACGTCGAACCCGAACTCGCCAATGCCGAGATCGGCGACCGGGTGCAATTCGAACGCTTGGGGTATTTCATCGTGGATATCGACAGCACCCCCGAAAAACGTGTCTTCAATCGCATTGTGACCCTGCGTGATACCTGGGGCAAAATGGAAGCGAAGGGCAAAACCAATTAG
- a CDS encoding cytochrome c has product MNISSDHRLITFATTAVIALGLAGCRDRSPQPLAFEPNLVHTMKYQIQKDVSMDQASKDSFWLAETMFGTPLEPKLPAVVTEDEDLASIVSMENLTRASGPADAEGRGLFQKHCVVCHGVSGDGRGPTAAIQMPYPRDYRLGIFKFKSTPRGVKPTKDDIAKLIHNGIGGTAMVKIPDLTDDDVNALVDYVIYLSWRGELERQAVDGAMFDGIIEDGERIINTQFAEQMRSDPAALEALEAAADADEESLSEEMKTKLELFERYQEDWEYAEDYAAEIGESWLEADEDVLEVPEPPSDFPLAENFADVTKFQQSDQADAFAASVKRGQELFVGKVASCSKCHGEKGLGNGQTTDFDDWTKDWTSRVGLKPEDRDSLVPMMARGAFEPRNALPRNFAEGIFRGGSSSEDLYRRITQGIDGTPMPAATFVDGEFEADDVWNIINFIRSLQTPESAAM; this is encoded by the coding sequence ATGAACATTTCTTCTGATCACCGACTCATCACGTTCGCCACGACCGCCGTCATCGCCCTGGGATTGGCAGGCTGTCGCGATCGCAGCCCGCAACCGCTGGCGTTCGAACCGAACTTGGTGCACACGATGAAGTACCAGATCCAAAAAGACGTTTCGATGGACCAAGCGTCCAAAGATTCGTTCTGGTTGGCTGAAACCATGTTCGGAACTCCGCTGGAACCGAAGCTTCCCGCTGTCGTGACCGAAGACGAAGATTTGGCGTCGATCGTTTCGATGGAAAACCTAACACGGGCTTCCGGGCCGGCCGATGCCGAAGGGCGAGGCCTGTTCCAGAAACACTGTGTCGTGTGCCACGGGGTATCCGGCGATGGGCGTGGCCCGACGGCCGCGATCCAAATGCCGTACCCCCGTGACTACCGCTTGGGCATTTTCAAGTTCAAGTCGACACCGCGCGGCGTCAAACCGACCAAGGATGACATCGCCAAGCTGATCCATAATGGCATCGGCGGCACCGCTATGGTCAAGATTCCCGACCTGACCGATGACGACGTAAACGCGTTGGTGGACTATGTGATCTACCTTTCATGGCGTGGCGAACTAGAACGGCAAGCCGTCGATGGCGCGATGTTCGATGGAATCATCGAAGACGGTGAACGAATCATCAACACTCAGTTCGCCGAACAGATGCGATCCGACCCTGCGGCTCTCGAAGCGCTCGAAGCTGCCGCCGACGCGGATGAAGAATCGCTAAGCGAAGAAATGAAAACCAAACTGGAACTCTTCGAACGTTACCAGGAAGACTGGGAATATGCCGAAGACTACGCCGCCGAAATCGGCGAGTCGTGGTTGGAAGCCGACGAAGATGTGTTGGAAGTTCCTGAACCACCATCCGATTTTCCACTGGCCGAAAATTTCGCTGACGTCACAAAGTTTCAACAAAGTGATCAAGCCGATGCCTTCGCAGCGTCGGTAAAGCGTGGCCAAGAATTGTTCGTCGGCAAGGTCGCATCCTGCAGCAAATGCCACGGCGAAAAAGGATTGGGCAACGGTCAGACGACCGACTTCGACGACTGGACCAAGGACTGGACGTCACGGGTCGGCCTGAAACCGGAAGATCGCGATTCGTTGGTCCCGATGATGGCACGCGGCGCCTTTGAACCCCGCAACGCTCTGCCACGAAACTTTGCCGAAGGAATCTTCCGGGGCGGTTCGTCTTCCGAAGATCTGTACCGCCGAATCACTCAAGGAATCGACGGCACCCCGATGCCCGCAGCAACCTTCGTCGATGGTGAGTTCGAAGCTGACGATGTTTGGAACATCATCAACTTCATCCGTTCGTTGCAAACGCCCGAATCGGCCGCCATGTAG
- the gltX gene encoding glutamate--tRNA ligase, whose amino-acid sequence MIRTRFAPSPTGYLHIGGVRSALFNWLLARQSGGQFILRIDDTDAGRNVQEALQPILDGFKWLGMDWDEGPEVGGPNEPYYQSQRSDRHQAAAQKLLASGHAYRDYSRPEELQALREEAEKKGSRFFYDRRWMAEDDAAAEAFEAEGRTATVRLKMPREGQCVIEDLVRGEVVVQWATEQDHVIQRADGSCLYHLATAVDDHEFGITHVVRAEEHLPNTPRQIFILESLGYQRPQYAHLPYVAEPGGSAKLSKRKLAKYEKNKDFAQLLKHGQEIASRCKIATDADTFNPVIVDFYREIGFDAEAILNYLLLLGWSLDGETEKFTVKEMIQHFTLDRVNKAPASFDPRKLTSFQAEYFAALPLETRLARVRPFAEAAGLLGGENADEKLRLIVDGAGDRLRMAGDILNFDYCFQDDFSYDEKAFNKRICKPENARELLGKLRTAIADGADWASAEEAEKSILAFCESAGVELKDIIHALRVAATGTPAGFGMFETLAILGSTKVVERIDRALTEAATICAAT is encoded by the coding sequence ATGATTCGCACTCGCTTTGCCCCCAGCCCAACCGGATACCTGCACATCGGGGGCGTCCGCAGCGCCCTGTTCAACTGGCTGTTGGCCCGACAATCCGGCGGACAATTCATTTTGCGAATTGACGACACGGACGCCGGCCGGAACGTTCAAGAGGCATTGCAACCGATCCTGGACGGGTTCAAGTGGCTGGGAATGGACTGGGACGAAGGCCCGGAAGTCGGCGGTCCCAACGAACCGTATTACCAATCCCAACGCAGCGACCGGCATCAGGCAGCCGCCCAAAAATTGCTCGCCTCCGGACACGCCTACCGCGACTATTCGCGGCCCGAAGAACTTCAGGCTTTGCGGGAAGAAGCGGAAAAGAAGGGCAGCCGTTTTTTCTATGACCGACGTTGGATGGCCGAAGACGATGCCGCCGCCGAAGCCTTCGAAGCCGAAGGGCGAACCGCGACCGTCCGATTGAAGATGCCGCGCGAAGGCCAGTGCGTGATCGAAGACTTGGTCCGCGGCGAAGTCGTCGTCCAATGGGCGACCGAACAAGATCACGTGATCCAGCGCGCCGATGGAAGCTGTCTGTATCACCTGGCAACCGCCGTGGACGATCACGAATTCGGCATCACTCACGTCGTTCGCGCCGAAGAACACCTGCCCAATACGCCCCGCCAGATCTTCATCCTCGAATCGCTCGGCTACCAACGCCCCCAATACGCTCACCTGCCCTACGTGGCCGAACCGGGTGGTTCCGCGAAATTGAGCAAGCGGAAACTGGCCAAGTACGAAAAGAACAAGGACTTTGCCCAACTGCTGAAACACGGCCAGGAAATCGCCAGCCGCTGCAAAATCGCCACCGATGCCGACACATTCAACCCAGTGATTGTCGACTTCTATCGCGAAATCGGCTTTGATGCCGAAGCCATTTTGAACTACCTGCTGCTGCTGGGCTGGTCGCTCGATGGCGAGACCGAAAAGTTCACCGTCAAGGAAATGATCCAACATTTCACGCTTGATCGAGTCAACAAGGCGCCTGCGTCCTTCGACCCGCGAAAACTGACTTCGTTCCAAGCCGAATACTTTGCCGCTCTGCCGCTGGAAACACGTCTGGCCCGAGTCCGCCCGTTCGCCGAGGCCGCTGGCTTGCTTGGTGGCGAAAACGCGGACGAAAAACTGCGTCTGATTGTCGATGGTGCCGGTGACCGGCTTCGCATGGCGGGCGACATCCTGAATTTCGACTATTGCTTTCAAGACGATTTCTCGTACGACGAAAAAGCATTCAACAAGCGAATCTGCAAGCCCGAGAACGCTCGCGAACTGCTCGGCAAACTTCGCACCGCGATCGCCGACGGTGCGGACTGGGCGTCGGCCGAAGAAGCCGAGAAATCGATCCTGGCGTTCTGCGAATCAGCGGGCGTCGAACTGAAAGATATCATTCACGCTTTGCGGGTCGCCGCGACCGGAACACCGGCCGGTTTTGGGATGTTCGAAACGCTGGCCATCTTGGGATCGACCAAGGTTGTCGAGCGGATTGACCGAGCTTTGACCGAAGCCGCGACAATCTGTGCCGCGACTTAG
- a CDS encoding sigma-70 family RNA polymerase sigma factor has product MNGPEPIEFSDPAIIAKYEPYLRMLARTQARRAYQAKIGASDMVQQVMMQAVQGLDGFRGGTEAEFRGWLRQILAHHLCHLDRDMHRDKRDVRREQSMEQKLAQSSLRLEGLLAGDSPTPSQNVMIGEYVLQLSDAVERLPEAQAEAIRLHYLEGMKLAEVAQQMGKTTGAIAGLMHRGMKTLREQLQ; this is encoded by the coding sequence ATGAACGGACCCGAGCCAATCGAATTCAGTGATCCGGCGATCATTGCCAAGTACGAACCGTACCTACGGATGCTGGCCCGCACGCAAGCGCGGAGGGCGTATCAGGCGAAAATTGGTGCGTCCGACATGGTCCAACAGGTGATGATGCAGGCGGTCCAGGGATTGGACGGGTTTCGCGGCGGGACGGAAGCCGAGTTCCGTGGCTGGCTGCGCCAAATCCTGGCCCACCACCTCTGCCATCTCGATCGCGATATGCACCGCGACAAACGCGATGTGCGTCGGGAACAGTCGATGGAGCAGAAACTGGCCCAAAGCTCGCTTCGGCTCGAAGGACTGCTGGCTGGTGATTCACCCACACCAAGCCAAAACGTCATGATTGGCGAATACGTGCTGCAACTATCCGACGCGGTGGAACGATTGCCAGAGGCCCAGGCCGAAGCAATCCGCTTGCATTACCTCGAAGGCATGAAGCTGGCGGAGGTCGCACAGCAGATGGGCAAAACGACTGGTGCGATCGCCGGACTGATGCACCGCGGCATGAAAACGCTGCGAGAACAACTGCAATAG
- the bioA gene encoding adenosylmethionine--8-amino-7-oxononanoate transaminase: MNFPSASHSAPHWRGFTPMADFDELVVREGQGCWLTTTDGHRLLDGISSLWCNVHGHRHPKIDAAVIEQLGRVAHVTTLGMSGETTEILAQRLAQITPGDLAHTFFSSDGSSAVEAALKMAFQYWRQCSEPQPEKTQYLALGSAYHGDTTGAVSLGGIKYFHQLFAPILFSPLRGPVPCTYRLPAEVSSESACDFYTQQFDAILRQHHSTIAAVVMEPLVQGAAGMITHPVGLLANIRRLCDQYNVLMIVDEVATGFGRTGKLFACEHENVTPDILCVGKGLTGGYLPMAATIARPHVFDAFLAPATESRQFYHGHTFGGNPLAAAAAIASIDLIEETDLISTVDRKAKHLRDRLSVLGVHPNVGDIRGRGLMVGIEIVADKTTKATFDSADQVGRKICQAAVQRGVWIRPLSDVIVAMPPLVATDDELDILADAIIDSIRCSLPVTKTAPEALQCSSPSR; encoded by the coding sequence ATGAATTTCCCCAGTGCTTCCCACTCGGCCCCCCATTGGCGCGGCTTTACCCCGATGGCGGACTTCGACGAACTGGTCGTCCGCGAAGGCCAGGGATGCTGGCTGACCACGACGGACGGACATCGATTGCTGGACGGCATATCCAGCCTGTGGTGCAACGTCCACGGCCACCGCCATCCCAAAATCGATGCTGCAGTGATCGAACAGCTTGGTCGTGTTGCCCACGTGACAACGCTGGGGATGTCAGGCGAAACCACTGAAATCTTGGCCCAGCGACTGGCTCAGATCACCCCCGGCGACTTGGCCCACACTTTCTTCAGTTCCGACGGGTCATCGGCGGTCGAAGCGGCGCTGAAGATGGCGTTCCAATATTGGCGTCAGTGTTCGGAACCACAGCCCGAAAAAACACAGTATCTGGCGTTGGGGTCGGCCTATCACGGCGATACGACCGGCGCGGTTTCGCTAGGCGGGATCAAGTACTTTCACCAACTGTTCGCACCCATCCTGTTTTCCCCCCTGCGTGGCCCGGTGCCGTGCACGTACCGATTGCCCGCCGAAGTCAGCAGCGAATCGGCCTGCGATTTTTACACTCAGCAATTCGATGCAATCCTTCGCCAGCACCACTCGACGATCGCGGCCGTTGTGATGGAACCGCTGGTGCAGGGTGCCGCCGGCATGATCACCCATCCAGTCGGGCTGTTGGCCAACATCCGCCGACTGTGCGACCAATACAACGTGTTGATGATCGTCGACGAGGTCGCGACCGGTTTTGGACGCACCGGCAAACTGTTTGCATGCGAACATGAAAACGTGACTCCAGACATCCTGTGCGTCGGCAAGGGGCTGACGGGCGGCTACCTGCCGATGGCAGCCACGATCGCTCGCCCCCACGTCTTTGACGCCTTCCTGGCACCGGCCACCGAGTCACGTCAGTTTTATCACGGGCACACTTTCGGTGGAAATCCGTTGGCGGCCGCTGCCGCGATTGCTTCGATCGACCTGATCGAGGAAACCGATTTGATATCGACCGTCGACCGGAAAGCCAAACATTTGCGAGACCGTCTAAGCGTGCTGGGTGTCCACCCCAACGTCGGCGATATCCGCGGACGTGGGCTGATGGTGGGAATCGAGATTGTTGCCGACAAAACGACCAAAGCGACTTTCGATTCCGCCGATCAAGTTGGCCGCAAAATCTGCCAAGCGGCGGTCCAGCGTGGCGTTTGGATCCGGCCACTTTCCGATGTCATCGTCGCCATGCCTCCGCTGGTCGCGACCGACGATGAACTGGACATCCTGGCCGATGCGATCATCGATTCCATCCGCTGTTCACTGCCGGTGACCAAGACTGCGCCGGAAGCACTCCAATGCAGTTCACCAAGCCGCTAG